One genomic window of Solanum dulcamara chromosome 10, daSolDulc1.2, whole genome shotgun sequence includes the following:
- the LOC129869735 gene encoding uncharacterized mitochondrial protein AtMg00810-like — translation MLFGLCGFFITNGSFEHYKARLIGNRNTKQQDIDCDETFSLVVKPSTIRAVLRISLSKSWPIHQMDVKNAFLHGRLSETVYMHQLMGFHSKQFPDYVFLLKKSLYGLKQAHRAWYQRFADFVATIGFSHSKSDHSLFVYKNGSAIAYILLYVDDIILTASFDHLRKHIMALLSSEFAMKDLGHLSFFLGIVVTHNTHGIFLSQTQYATKIIERARMSNCSPCPTLVDTKSKLSATADTMYDDPTKYRSLAGALQYLTFTRPDILYAVQQVCLHMHAPTNEHIHALKRIIRYLQGTLTHNLHLYKSLVNQLISYTDADWGGCPDTRCSTSGYCIFFRIIWSLGLPNGNLLSSVVVQRWSTGVLLMLFLIYAGTETYY, via the coding sequence ATGTTATTCGGTCTATGTGGATTTTTCATCACTAACGGTTCTTTTGAGCATTACAAAGCTCGTCTTATTGGTAATAGAAATACAAAACAGCAGGACATTGATTGTGATGAAACGTTTAGCCTCGTGGTTAAACCGTCAACCATTAGAGCAGTTCTCAGAATTTCTCTCTCTAAATCTTGGcccattcatcaaatggatgtcaagAATGCTTTCTTACATGGTCGTCTCAGTGAAACAGTTTATATGCATCAACTCATGGGTTTCCATAGCAAACAATTTCCAGACTATGTTTTCCTTCTGAAAAAGTCTTTGTACGGGTTAAAACAAGCTCATCGGGCTTGGTACCAAAGATTTGCTGATTTTGTGGCTACCATTGGGTTCTCTCATAGTAAGTCAGATCACTCTTTATTTGTTTACAAGAATGGTTCTGCTATTGCTTATATTCTGTTATATGTGGATGACATTATTCTTACAGCTTCTTTTGACCATCTTCGTAAGCATATTATGGCTCTCTTGTCTTCTGAATTTgctatgaaagatcttggtcaTCTGAGTTTCTTCTTGGGTATTGTTGTCACCCATAACACCCATGGTATCTTCTTATCTCAGACACAATATGCTACAAAAATTATTGAACGTGCTAGAATGTCTAACTGCAGTCCCTGTCCTACTCTTGTTGACACTAAGTCCAAACTTAGTGCAACCGCAGATACTATGTATGATGATCCGACTAAGTATCGTAGTCTTGCAGGTGCTCTTCAGTATCTCACATTCACTCGGCCAGACATTTTATATGCCGTGCAGCAGGTCTGTCTTCATATGCACGCTCCGACTAATGAGCACATACATGCCCTCAAGCGTATTATACGCTATCTTCAGGGTACTTTAACCCACAATTTGCATTTGTACAAATCCTTAGTTAATCAACTTATCTCTTATACAGATGCTGATTGGGGTGGGTGTCCTGACACCCGTTGTTCCACTTCTGggtattgtattttttttagaataatcTGGTCTCTTGGTCTTCCAAACGGCAACCTACTCTCTTCTGTAGTAGTTCAGAGGTGGAGTACAGGGGTGTTGCTAATGTTGTTTCTGATTTATGCTGGAACTGAAACCTACTACTAG